One genomic window of Polyangium aurulentum includes the following:
- a CDS encoding choice-of-anchor K domain-containing protein, translating into MTTAVTSGIWSGINASPPGLAGLSSQHVRWGVPAGGAGQSGYVFTGRTVEVPLDGTTFVLGTFTHQNYPIYGYQPGQFDVSLKVHVTFDGGVLARDFSFTFHHNETPNVGPHPEDLVDLPTLRSPETVEINGEEYALVIEGFMQGGKLVTRFVSAENGSNSADIIAKLVQIVKPVQTYMFKVLNPDGSVYGSGCFTYKGEEYPVDIAHVIGGLGRGTKLTEFWYHDPMVGSLGLNELLSMSFQRGADGEPSRFAINAFTVPGGASGITAGNASMTKPGPVTTHRSEDKEHGNEGRTLVFPGICRPGQVQPQPEPAVPLVDLVIVIDSSTSMKPDATSLSNSVSAAIEAAKSKCPSDLKVTYLGIEGKFSDSLFRTTIREHLTKLGVAESAIRGRKRGTVTSGGAQEDGGRAIEDVVTHNDWRANAKRAILFLGDEGMEGGDNVDAEDIAAANKAIEVAKAGSTRVHTYLAKSGADEKTRKANQAEFARVAAETGGKSFTHEDTSQGFQELLEEVICASKQPAQPVVEDCKCCKDCMERKVAAAAKP; encoded by the coding sequence ATGACCACAGCAGTGACTTCGGGCATCTGGTCGGGCATCAACGCTTCGCCGCCGGGGCTCGCCGGGTTGAGCAGCCAGCACGTCCGGTGGGGCGTGCCCGCCGGCGGCGCCGGGCAGAGCGGATACGTCTTCACGGGCCGCACCGTCGAGGTGCCGCTCGACGGCACGACGTTCGTGCTCGGCACGTTCACGCACCAGAACTACCCGATCTACGGCTATCAGCCCGGGCAATTCGACGTCAGCCTGAAGGTCCACGTCACGTTCGATGGCGGCGTGCTGGCGAGGGACTTCAGCTTCACGTTCCACCATAACGAGACGCCGAACGTCGGGCCGCACCCCGAGGACCTGGTCGATCTGCCGACCCTGCGGTCACCGGAGACCGTCGAAATCAACGGCGAGGAGTACGCGCTGGTCATCGAGGGCTTCATGCAGGGCGGCAAGCTGGTGACGAGGTTCGTCAGCGCCGAGAACGGCTCGAATAGCGCCGATATCATCGCCAAGCTCGTGCAGATCGTGAAGCCGGTCCAGACCTACATGTTCAAGGTCCTCAATCCGGACGGCTCGGTGTACGGCAGCGGGTGCTTCACCTACAAGGGCGAGGAGTACCCCGTCGATATCGCGCACGTCATCGGCGGGCTGGGGCGGGGGACGAAGCTCACCGAGTTCTGGTACCACGACCCGATGGTGGGCTCGCTCGGGCTCAACGAGCTGCTCTCGATGAGCTTCCAGCGAGGGGCGGACGGCGAGCCGTCCCGCTTCGCCATCAATGCGTTCACGGTCCCCGGCGGCGCGAGCGGCATCACCGCGGGGAATGCCTCGATGACCAAGCCGGGGCCGGTGACCACGCACCGCTCCGAAGACAAGGAGCATGGCAATGAGGGGCGCACGCTGGTCTTCCCCGGGATCTGCCGCCCGGGCCAGGTCCAGCCGCAGCCGGAGCCCGCGGTCCCCCTCGTCGACCTGGTCATCGTGATCGACTCGAGCACGTCGATGAAGCCCGACGCGACGAGCCTCAGCAACTCGGTGAGCGCGGCCATCGAGGCGGCGAAATCGAAGTGCCCGTCGGACCTCAAGGTCACCTATCTTGGAATCGAGGGGAAGTTCTCCGATTCGCTGTTCCGCACGACCATTCGCGAGCACCTCACCAAGCTCGGCGTGGCCGAGTCGGCGATTCGCGGGCGCAAGCGCGGCACGGTGACGTCGGGCGGCGCGCAGGAGGACGGCGGGCGCGCAATCGAGGACGTGGTGACGCACAACGACTGGCGCGCGAACGCGAAGCGCGCGATCCTCTTCCTCGGCGACGAGGGTATGGAGGGCGGCGACAACGTCGACGCCGAGGATATCGCCGCCGCCAACAAGGCGATCGAGGTCGCCAAGGCCGGGAGCACGCGGGTGCACACCTACCTGGCCAAGAGCGGGGCGGACGAGAAGACGCGCAAGGCCAACCAGGCCGAATTCGCGCGCGTGGCGGCCGAGACCGGCGGCAAGTCTTTCACG
- a CDS encoding lamin tail domain-containing protein has protein sequence MSDSRPEVVIVNVHSQGAVKRTQSDEHVVIANRGAAPADVSGWVLSAGDGGQSFTFPMKTVLAPGQTVHVYTNEVHPETGGFSFQSKRSIWNDKGDVAQLRDAQKKLVAQIGYGSHAGVDAVPTATGPSAPSTGPSAPSGAEIGDGASLSAREVWARVKAHWPGFEFMWQPGNTEEEIAAAEARLGVTLPARVRDLMRECSGATGGFPERDGHGYSADTCLLPVTEWRYLQNWEDERARQLIVIGSNDYMMDSGAHVLLHPGTGEVFSFELHNDRLISEGSFEHWLQQHSISKDTYLAGPELDELELEGGETVAAAIARNHRGWISAKREPAWSAVEGKFIEAVNRLRGD, from the coding sequence ATGAGCGACTCCAGACCCGAGGTCGTCATCGTCAACGTCCATTCCCAGGGCGCCGTCAAGCGCACGCAATCGGACGAGCACGTGGTCATCGCGAACCGCGGCGCCGCGCCCGCAGACGTGTCCGGCTGGGTCCTCAGCGCGGGGGACGGCGGGCAGAGCTTTACCTTCCCGATGAAGACCGTGCTCGCGCCGGGGCAGACCGTGCACGTCTACACCAACGAGGTGCACCCGGAGACCGGCGGCTTCTCGTTCCAGAGCAAGCGCTCGATATGGAACGACAAGGGCGACGTGGCCCAGCTCCGCGACGCCCAGAAAAAGCTCGTCGCGCAGATCGGCTATGGCTCTCACGCAGGGGTCGACGCTGTCCCGACCGCCACCGGCCCGAGCGCCCCCTCGACCGGCCCGAGCGCCCCCTCGGGAGCGGAGATCGGCGACGGCGCGAGCCTGTCTGCCCGGGAGGTGTGGGCCAGGGTGAAGGCCCATTGGCCGGGCTTCGAGTTCATGTGGCAGCCCGGCAATACCGAGGAGGAGATCGCCGCCGCCGAGGCGCGGCTCGGCGTCACGCTGCCAGCACGCGTCCGTGACCTGATGCGCGAGTGCAGCGGCGCAACCGGCGGCTTCCCGGAGCGCGACGGTCACGGATACTCCGCCGATACTTGTCTGTTGCCCGTCACGGAATGGCGATACCTGCAGAACTGGGAGGACGAGCGCGCGCGCCAGCTCATCGTGATCGGCAGCAACGACTACATGATGGACAGCGGAGCCCACGTGCTCCTCCACCCCGGAACCGGGGAGGTTTTCTCGTTCGAGCTGCACAACGATCGGCTCATCTCCGAGGGCTCGTTCGAGCACTGGCTCCAGCAGCACTCGATCAGCAAGGACACCTACCTGGCCGGGCCGGAACTCGACGAATTGGAGCTCGAGGGCGGCGAGACGGTCGCGGCGGCGATCGCGAGGAACCATCGCGGCTGGATCTCCGCCAAGCGCGAGCCTGCCTGGAGCGCCGTCGAGGGCAAGTTCATCGAGGCCGTCAACCGCCTGCGCGGCGACTGA
- a CDS encoding FHA domain-containing protein: MTTPEPDQDSAPRAPFTLVIVGGHYDIGRTFRLDEGSYVIGRTEGADIRLDTPTVGRRHARITVERGRVSIEDLSSPCGLTMNDMRINAAELSPGACVWVGRVLLKLVRAEAPAAQTS; the protein is encoded by the coding sequence ATGACCACGCCCGAGCCGGACCAGGACAGCGCGCCCCGCGCGCCATTCACGCTCGTCATCGTCGGAGGGCACTACGATATCGGGCGGACCTTTCGCCTCGACGAGGGAAGCTACGTCATTGGACGCACCGAGGGCGCCGATATCCGCCTCGACACCCCCACCGTCGGCCGACGGCACGCGCGAATCACGGTGGAGCGCGGGCGCGTCTCGATCGAGGATCTGTCGAGCCCCTGCGGCCTGACCATGAACGATATGCGCATCAACGCAGCGGAGCTCTCACCGGGCGCGTGTGTCTGGGTCGGGCGTGTGCTCCTGAAGCTCGTGAGAGCGGAGGCTCCCGCTGCACAGACGTCATAG
- a CDS encoding PP2C family protein-serine/threonine phosphatase, which yields MPHPFDIAGLCMESEPARSRHRAAMLVTTIEADHPARAAGALFELWDGPPSWFYVPSLDLQPSLAHALVKGADAGFINALKTAGGPEALGAIVRGTLEGAEQRLVALSAERDTLYAGSGAMAVAVVASAERLAIGWVGMARAYLVRGGVVEQLTTDHTMRNDALRGGLGAEIAAQMPADVQTRVLGMRQSGESTPVDIVSRDVQPGDWVVMVTQEVHRAVEIAEMGSAIAAAEDAEAAAALVMGRALGKSRGHSLGVVVMRRA from the coding sequence ATGCCGCACCCCTTCGACATCGCCGGCTTGTGCATGGAGAGCGAGCCTGCGCGCTCGCGCCACCGCGCCGCCATGCTGGTCACGACGATCGAGGCCGACCATCCCGCCAGGGCCGCAGGAGCCCTCTTCGAGCTCTGGGATGGCCCACCATCCTGGTTCTACGTCCCCTCGCTCGATCTGCAACCTTCCCTCGCGCACGCGCTCGTCAAGGGCGCGGACGCGGGCTTCATCAATGCGCTCAAAACCGCGGGCGGCCCCGAGGCCCTCGGCGCCATCGTGCGCGGTACGCTCGAGGGGGCCGAGCAAAGGCTCGTCGCGCTTTCGGCCGAGCGCGATACGCTCTACGCAGGCTCGGGTGCGATGGCCGTTGCGGTCGTCGCGAGTGCGGAGCGCCTCGCCATTGGCTGGGTGGGGATGGCGCGGGCTTACCTCGTCCGCGGAGGCGTGGTCGAACAGCTCACGACCGATCATACGATGCGAAACGATGCCCTGCGGGGCGGGCTCGGCGCCGAGATTGCCGCGCAGATGCCGGCCGATGTCCAGACGCGCGTCCTTGGCATGCGACAGAGCGGCGAGAGCACCCCCGTCGACATCGTGAGCCGGGACGTTCAGCCGGGGGATTGGGTCGTGATGGTGACCCAAGAGGTTCACCGGGCTGTCGAAATCGCGGAAATGGGCAGCGCCATTGCCGCGGCCGAGGACGCGGAAGCCGCGGCGGCGCTGGTGATGGGGCGAGCGCTCGGCAAGAGCCGTGGTCATTCGCTCGGGGTGGTGGTGATGCGGCGGGCTTGA
- a CDS encoding HNH endonuclease, with amino-acid sequence MPAPSSDEQVKFLLQLQTLLAQGGFVATYKFALLLALADISIEQGDDSGGAMPVPVEAIAEKFVRYYWPQAAPFGEHDAGTSSVLKQNTDRQAAVIHAIEEVRAKHDGSLARARADRRAWRSLIGKVKRTIKEQPLSKLQTIGGRQLDFLYANPEKSADAIELKPGVAFCLRRYHEMIQDLVRGAWVRFVRGLKDNQPLLGGAVDLDEFMFGTRRESLAKARPILSEIQAKRCFYCDGALQGGGEVDHFVPWSLYPVDLGHNFVLAHASCNAAKKERLAAYEHLYRWCGRNIELGRKLGEEFDRKGIVHDLPVSWSVTRWAYGQAEATGMHVWAMGAKIEPLDPAWRGLPGMQL; translated from the coding sequence ATGCCCGCGCCCAGCTCCGACGAGCAGGTGAAGTTCCTGCTGCAGCTCCAGACCCTGCTCGCCCAAGGCGGGTTCGTGGCCACATACAAATTCGCCCTTCTGCTCGCGCTCGCCGACATCTCCATCGAGCAGGGCGATGACAGCGGCGGGGCGATGCCCGTGCCCGTCGAGGCGATCGCCGAGAAGTTCGTGCGCTATTACTGGCCGCAGGCAGCGCCCTTCGGGGAGCACGACGCGGGGACCAGCTCCGTCCTGAAGCAGAACACGGATCGGCAGGCGGCCGTCATTCACGCGATCGAGGAGGTCCGCGCGAAGCATGATGGGTCGCTGGCGCGGGCGAGAGCCGATCGTCGCGCCTGGAGGTCCTTGATCGGGAAGGTCAAGCGCACGATCAAGGAGCAGCCCCTGTCGAAGCTCCAGACAATCGGGGGCCGCCAGCTCGATTTCTTGTACGCGAATCCCGAGAAGAGCGCCGACGCGATCGAGCTGAAGCCCGGCGTGGCCTTTTGCCTTCGCCGCTATCACGAGATGATCCAGGACCTCGTGCGCGGCGCGTGGGTGCGCTTCGTGCGGGGACTGAAGGACAACCAGCCTCTGCTCGGGGGGGCCGTCGACCTCGACGAATTCATGTTCGGCACCAGGCGCGAGAGCCTTGCGAAAGCTCGCCCGATCCTGTCCGAGATCCAGGCGAAGCGGTGCTTTTATTGCGATGGCGCGCTGCAGGGCGGCGGGGAGGTCGATCATTTCGTGCCGTGGTCGCTCTACCCCGTCGACCTCGGCCACAACTTCGTCCTGGCCCACGCGAGCTGCAATGCCGCCAAGAAGGAGCGCCTCGCCGCCTACGAGCACCTGTATCGCTGGTGCGGTCGGAACATCGAGCTGGGGAGGAAGCTTGGCGAGGAATTCGACAGGAAAGGCATCGTTCACGACCTGCCGGTATCCTGGAGCGTGACCCGATGGGCCTACGGCCAGGCGGAAGCGACAGGAATGCACGTCTGGGCGATGGGGGCGAAGATCGAACCGCTCGACCCGGCTTGGCGGGGTTTGCCGGGAATGCAGCTTTGA
- a CDS encoding DUF2231 domain-containing protein, whose protein sequence is MSAPRLLRAIEERTREIDAFIETVHRPVRAFMRRHPVLRAALDGSWLGHPLHPAIIPIPIGAWTTGLVLDIAGIFGVPGISRAADIAHGVGLATAVAAASTGLAEWSSLDGSPRRVAFAHASSNLIAAALFGGSLLMRMVELRASGIALSVLAFGVVGLGAWIGGELSYHYGVGVGRVSSERRGREGSS, encoded by the coding sequence ATGTCAGCACCGAGGCTCTTGCGCGCGATCGAGGAACGGACCCGGGAAATCGACGCATTCATCGAGACCGTGCACCGGCCCGTGCGCGCCTTCATGCGCCGGCACCCCGTGCTGCGCGCGGCGCTCGACGGCTCCTGGCTCGGGCACCCATTGCACCCGGCCATCATTCCCATTCCGATTGGCGCGTGGACGACCGGGCTCGTTCTCGACATCGCGGGAATCTTCGGAGTGCCCGGAATCTCGCGCGCGGCGGACATCGCGCACGGGGTCGGGCTCGCGACCGCGGTCGCCGCCGCAAGCACGGGGCTCGCCGAGTGGAGCTCCCTGGACGGCAGCCCGCGGCGCGTGGCGTTCGCGCACGCCTCCTCGAACCTCATTGCGGCGGCGCTCTTCGGGGGTTCGCTCCTGATGCGGATGGTAGAGCTACGTGCCTCGGGGATCGCGCTCTCCGTGCTGGCCTTCGGTGTGGTCGGCCTGGGCGCGTGGATCGGCGGCGAGCTGTCCTATCATTATGGCGTCGGCGTGGGGCGCGTCTCGTCCGAGCGCAGGGGACGGGAAGGTTCGTCCTAG
- a CDS encoding RDD family protein gives MFAVSSVDAPAIADRPVPADLPVRLAARGIDVVVIAALDFVLGRLIGFGWDWLLLGSAMVLAYFALLDTLAGATVGKLVLGLRVIGPDGGKPSLRQSVVREAFTLIGSIPFVGPLLAIVVWVWFSMTIRSNPLRQGKHDQLAGGTRVVRVGAR, from the coding sequence ATGTTCGCTGTCTCGTCCGTCGACGCCCCCGCCATCGCCGACCGCCCCGTCCCCGCCGATCTGCCCGTCCGCCTTGCCGCGCGCGGGATCGACGTCGTGGTCATCGCCGCCCTGGACTTCGTTCTGGGCCGGCTGATTGGCTTCGGCTGGGACTGGCTGCTGCTCGGCAGCGCAATGGTCCTCGCTTACTTCGCCCTGCTCGACACGCTCGCGGGCGCCACGGTCGGCAAGCTCGTGCTGGGCTTGCGGGTCATTGGCCCGGATGGCGGCAAGCCGTCGCTCCGGCAGTCCGTGGTCCGCGAGGCATTCACGCTCATCGGCTCGATCCCGTTCGTCGGGCCGCTGCTCGCGATCGTCGTCTGGGTTTGGTTCTCCATGACAATCCGCTCGAACCCGCTCCGCCAGGGCAAGCACGACCAGCTCGCGGGCGGTACGCGGGTGGTCCGCGTCGGGGCGCGTTAG
- a CDS encoding MmcQ/YjbR family DNA-binding protein, with protein sequence MSNATTKPRRSAQESAFERIRTVCLALPDVAEVTKHSRPCFAVRDKTFVMFMDDHHRDGRLAIWCKATPDAQAMVVESDPERFFVPPYVGHRGWIGARLDRQPDWGAISAIVEEAYRLSAPRSTRKSAPRAQRM encoded by the coding sequence ATGAGCAACGCAACCACCAAGCCTCGCCGCTCGGCCCAAGAGAGCGCGTTCGAGCGCATCCGCACGGTCTGCCTCGCGCTGCCTGACGTCGCCGAGGTCACGAAGCACAGCCGTCCTTGCTTTGCCGTGCGCGACAAGACATTCGTGATGTTCATGGACGACCACCATCGCGACGGGCGCCTCGCGATCTGGTGCAAGGCGACGCCGGACGCCCAGGCCATGGTGGTCGAGTCCGATCCCGAGCGCTTCTTCGTGCCGCCTTACGTGGGTCACCGCGGGTGGATCGGCGCGCGGCTCGATCGCCAGCCCGATTGGGGGGCGATTTCGGCGATCGTCGAGGAGGCGTATCGGCTTTCGGCGCCGCGCTCGACGCGCAAGAGCGCCCCGCGCGCACAGAGAATGTGA
- a CDS encoding TIGR02452 family protein has protein sequence MSLTGVAKETLAIIEQGSYVAPSGRTVSVRELVDAAVHGTMLYRPADLDGLLAARARPGHGVISPRIEITPETTAEAARRLVEKEGEQGVVALNFASAKNPGGGFIGGAKAQEEDLARCSALYTCQIGQQKYYDENRATQSMLYTDHIIYSPDVPFFRDDQLDLLEQPFVVSIITAPAPNAGEAARKGEGEAARVREVLQSRARKVLAVAAAHGHRCLVLGAWGCGVFRNDPREVAEAFALGLADGAFAGAFDRVVFAIWERNPDRPTMGAFVERFGAVG, from the coding sequence ATGTCGCTCACCGGCGTCGCCAAAGAGACACTCGCCATCATCGAACAGGGCAGCTACGTCGCGCCCAGCGGGCGCACCGTATCCGTGCGCGAATTGGTCGACGCGGCCGTGCATGGCACCATGCTCTACCGCCCGGCCGACCTCGACGGACTGCTCGCCGCGCGCGCTCGCCCCGGGCACGGCGTGATATCGCCGCGCATCGAGATCACGCCCGAGACGACCGCGGAGGCGGCGCGCCGGCTCGTCGAGAAGGAGGGCGAGCAGGGCGTCGTCGCGCTGAACTTCGCCTCGGCCAAGAATCCGGGCGGCGGTTTCATCGGCGGGGCAAAGGCGCAGGAGGAGGATCTGGCGCGCTGCTCGGCGCTCTACACCTGCCAGATCGGGCAGCAGAAGTATTACGACGAGAACCGCGCCACCCAATCGATGCTCTACACCGATCACATCATCTACTCGCCGGACGTGCCCTTCTTCCGGGACGACCAGCTCGACCTCCTGGAGCAGCCGTTCGTGGTATCGATCATCACGGCGCCTGCGCCGAATGCGGGAGAGGCGGCTCGCAAGGGCGAAGGTGAGGCGGCGAGGGTGCGCGAGGTGTTGCAGTCGCGCGCGCGCAAGGTGCTCGCCGTGGCCGCGGCGCACGGGCATCGGTGTCTGGTGCTCGGCGCGTGGGGCTGCGGCGTGTTCCGCAATGATCCGCGCGAGGTGGCGGAGGCCTTCGCGCTCGGGCTCGCCGACGGGGCGTTCGCGGGCGCCTTCGACCGCGTCGTCTTCGCGATATGGGAGCGCAACCCCGACCGACCCACGATGGGGGCTTTCGTCGAGCGCTTCGGCGCGGTGGGGTGA
- a CDS encoding alpha/beta hydrolase family esterase, with protein MIVRAAAIMSIVMTGLVVGVGCVSEEETATPREAAAPISVREQPVVQGQCAGKLALEGDRQIVILSGGRLRSALLHVPASYDSDVGTPLVLNFHYYTGTPLLQAALSQMNPVSDARGFIVAYPAGIGASFNFGSCCGLAWQLGVDDVQFARDLVAAISREYCIDPSRIHATGMSNGAALAHRLGCEAADVFASIAPVAAVLPEPSTCVPSRPISVLQFHGTADPLVPYDGSEPMLPPGFPVPAGTFDYYPVVDSIGAWRQIDGCPASPALTYANGDATCVAWSPCNGGTATELCTIDGGGHTWPGGTPIPLVGPTSQDLEASEKMIDFFEAHPM; from the coding sequence ATGATAGTCAGGGCGGCCGCGATCATGAGCATCGTGATGACAGGGCTCGTGGTGGGGGTGGGGTGCGTCTCGGAGGAGGAGACGGCGACGCCCCGGGAGGCGGCGGCGCCGATCTCCGTCCGAGAGCAGCCCGTGGTGCAGGGGCAATGCGCAGGAAAGTTGGCGCTCGAAGGGGACCGCCAGATCGTGATCCTTTCGGGCGGTCGATTGCGCTCCGCGCTCCTGCACGTGCCGGCGTCGTACGACAGTGACGTGGGCACGCCGCTCGTGCTCAACTTCCACTACTACACCGGCACGCCGCTGCTCCAGGCCGCGCTGAGCCAGATGAACCCGGTGAGCGACGCGCGGGGATTCATCGTCGCCTATCCGGCGGGGATCGGAGCGAGCTTCAATTTCGGCTCGTGCTGCGGGCTGGCGTGGCAACTCGGGGTCGACGACGTGCAATTCGCGCGTGACCTCGTCGCGGCCATCTCCAGGGAATACTGCATCGATCCCTCTCGCATCCACGCGACGGGCATGTCGAACGGCGCGGCGCTCGCCCACCGGCTCGGCTGCGAAGCGGCGGACGTCTTTGCCTCGATCGCGCCCGTCGCCGCCGTTTTGCCCGAGCCTTCCACTTGCGTGCCCTCGCGCCCGATCTCGGTGCTCCAGTTTCACGGCACGGCCGACCCGCTCGTGCCCTACGACGGCAGCGAACCGATGCTTCCGCCGGGCTTCCCTGTCCCGGCCGGCACCTTCGATTACTATCCGGTCGTGGACAGCATCGGCGCCTGGCGGCAGATCGACGGCTGCCCCGCCTCCCCCGCGCTGACGTATGCGAATGGGGACGCGACCTGCGTCGCGTGGTCGCCCTGTAACGGAGGAACGGCGACGGAGCTTTGCACCATAGACGGCGGCGGCCACACCTGGCCCGGCGGCACGCCGATACCGTTGGTTGGACCTACGAGCCAGGACCTCGAGGCGAGCGAGAAGATGATCGACTTCTTCGAGGCTCACCCGATGTAG
- a CDS encoding DUF2169 family type VI secretion system accessory protein produces the protein MDILSLSPLQSSYLLFRQTSGEWAQAVVCKATYVLSPGLAKLAAEQEPPNEDDNHWNDDTSRSLYAPSDLVPFKPHADVLLVGSAFAPGNVPVQSLTVRLAAARIDKSIEVLGDRASRDGIAQEAARFTTMPLRYERAAGGPETWNPVGMNLYARPDAQGLVRLPNLQPSALAGRDPRMLNAPVGFGPIAPSWPGRATKLGRNAGYFSDITWRQRPLPDGVDLSFFNAAPHDQQAAELRDDERIVLENLHREHPQLVTMLPGLHPRAFVVESAGALRQEIKMKCDTLWIDTDRSICTLTWRGILPLARADEPGRVAIVMEERSQRLSRADVERLLGIPSREAPSTRGAASSFMDDEPQIDGTFQLSSTQQSHAAKSAAAPAWLAQPKPDRNAPPPPQSQPQPPPPPPPLQAITKPMPPPTAESPWAVGARPVSTPPPLLGDIASAKNAAPPRPVDADAAPKARASSPQVVELLWLDPKFTAKIRKNPQWKKHLPESKPRRASESESDSETSAERKEAKERREVTLILKGGEAAALADLEDAIEAAMADGTFAPPLVLTGGEIELPFDEQEVLKATAAVAGPFAASDKSLKEAVDKANEATPVDKLMCDKLVTRIRDAFALSQRSMPQNYLPSQADRILLEGRHYQKRTLLGQRWIRSLLTVPGATSPIPAYLPESLAEELPMFQRFSAKVVAEARPALDQYEAHPSALRVVALGRLIPPLKRSAR, from the coding sequence ATGGATATCCTCTCGCTCTCACCTCTCCAGTCGTCCTATCTCCTCTTCAGGCAAACCTCCGGGGAGTGGGCGCAAGCGGTCGTCTGCAAGGCGACCTACGTGCTATCCCCCGGCCTGGCGAAGCTCGCCGCCGAGCAGGAGCCGCCGAACGAGGATGACAATCACTGGAACGACGACACCTCGCGCAGCCTCTATGCGCCGAGCGATCTCGTTCCATTCAAGCCACACGCCGACGTGCTGCTCGTCGGCAGCGCATTCGCGCCCGGCAACGTCCCCGTCCAGTCCCTCACGGTCCGCCTCGCGGCGGCGCGCATCGACAAATCGATCGAGGTCCTGGGCGACCGCGCGAGCCGTGACGGCATTGCCCAGGAGGCGGCGCGGTTCACGACGATGCCGCTCAGGTACGAGCGGGCGGCAGGCGGCCCCGAGACGTGGAACCCGGTCGGAATGAACCTCTACGCGCGCCCCGACGCGCAGGGGCTCGTCAGGCTGCCGAATTTGCAGCCGAGCGCGCTCGCAGGGCGCGACCCGAGGATGCTCAACGCTCCCGTGGGCTTCGGGCCGATTGCGCCGAGCTGGCCAGGTCGGGCGACGAAGCTCGGACGCAATGCGGGCTACTTCTCCGATATCACGTGGCGCCAGAGGCCGCTGCCCGACGGGGTCGACCTGAGCTTCTTCAACGCCGCGCCGCACGATCAGCAGGCGGCGGAGCTGCGGGACGATGAGCGCATCGTGCTCGAGAACCTGCACCGCGAGCACCCGCAGCTCGTGACCATGCTGCCCGGACTGCACCCGCGCGCATTCGTCGTGGAGTCGGCCGGCGCGCTGCGGCAGGAAATCAAGATGAAGTGCGACACGCTCTGGATCGACACCGATCGATCGATATGCACGCTCACGTGGAGGGGAATCCTCCCGCTCGCGCGCGCGGATGAGCCGGGGCGTGTCGCGATCGTCATGGAGGAGCGCAGCCAGCGGCTCTCCAGGGCCGATGTCGAGCGGCTCCTCGGCATTCCCTCGCGCGAGGCGCCCTCGACGCGCGGCGCGGCGAGCTCGTTCATGGACGACGAGCCGCAGATCGACGGGACGTTCCAGCTCAGCAGCACGCAGCAGAGCCACGCCGCCAAATCGGCCGCGGCGCCTGCGTGGCTCGCACAGCCGAAACCCGACCGGAATGCGCCGCCGCCTCCGCAATCGCAGCCGCAGCCGCCCCCGCCTCCGCCCCCATTGCAGGCCATCACGAAGCCAATGCCGCCTCCTACGGCCGAGAGCCCCTGGGCTGTCGGCGCGCGCCCGGTGAGCACGCCGCCCCCGCTCCTCGGGGACATTGCTTCGGCAAAGAATGCTGCTCCGCCGCGCCCGGTCGACGCGGACGCCGCGCCGAAGGCGCGCGCATCGTCCCCGCAGGTGGTAGAGCTTCTATGGCTCGACCCGAAATTCACCGCGAAGATCCGCAAGAACCCGCAATGGAAGAAGCACCTCCCCGAGTCGAAGCCGAGGAGGGCCTCCGAGAGCGAGAGCGATTCGGAGACGTCGGCGGAGCGGAAGGAGGCCAAGGAGCGCCGGGAGGTCACGTTGATCCTGAAGGGCGGCGAGGCGGCCGCCTTGGCCGATCTCGAGGACGCGATTGAAGCGGCAATGGCGGATGGGACGTTCGCGCCCCCGCTCGTGCTCACGGGCGGCGAGATCGAGCTTCCGTTCGACGAGCAAGAGGTGCTCAAGGCGACGGCGGCCGTGGCGGGCCCGTTCGCGGCGTCGGACAAGTCCCTGAAGGAGGCCGTCGACAAGGCGAACGAAGCCACGCCCGTCGACAAGCTCATGTGCGATAAGCTCGTGACGCGTATACGGGACGCGTTCGCCCTGAGCCAGCGCTCGATGCCGCAGAATTACCTCCCCTCGCAGGCGGATCGCATCCTGCTCGAGGGGAGGCATTATCAAAAGCGCACCCTGCTCGGGCAGCGCTGGATTCGCAGCCTGCTCACCGTGCCCGGCGCGACGAGCCCCATCCCGGCGTATCTACCGGAGAGCCTCGCGGAGGAGCTGCCCATGTTCCAGCGCTTCTCGGCGAAGGTCGTCGCCGAGGCGAGGCCCGCGCTCGATCAGTACGAAGCGCATCCGAGCGCGCTGCGCGTCGTCGCGCTCGGGAGGCTCATCCCGCCCCTGAAGAGATCCGCTCGATGA